The Streptomyces sp. Alt3 genome has a segment encoding these proteins:
- a CDS encoding cytochrome ubiquinol oxidase subunit I yields the protein MDLALAPETLARWQFGITTVYHFLFVPLTISLAALTAGLQTAWVRTDNEKYLRATKFWGKLFLINIAMGVVTGIVQEFQFGMNWSDYSRFVGDVFGAPLAFEALIAFFFESTFIGLWIFGWDKLPKKIHLACIWMVSIGTILSTFFILAANSWMQHPVGYRINEERGRAELTDFWKVLTQDTALTQFFHTITAAFLVGGAFMVGISAFHLARKKHIRVMRTSLRVGLVTVVAAGMLTAVSGDTLGKVMFKQQPMKMAAAEALWEGEDGAPFSLFAVGDVAEGHNDVEVSIPGVLSFLADNTFTSYVPGINDINKELQETYGPGDYRPNIPVAFWSFRWMIGFGMASFGLGLLGLWLTRRKFLLPPALRTGEDEVPNLVLFRNKALSPKLAKLYWITALWTMLFPLIANSWGWIFTEMGRQPWVVYGVFQTRDAVSPGVSQGEILTSMIGFTALYAVLAVIEVKLLLKYVKAGPPELTEADLNPPTRIGGHDQDADRPMAFSY from the coding sequence GTGGACCTGGCTCTGGCACCAGAGACTCTGGCGCGATGGCAGTTCGGCATCACCACCGTCTACCACTTCCTGTTCGTCCCTCTGACGATCTCTCTCGCCGCGCTCACCGCCGGCCTGCAGACCGCCTGGGTGCGCACGGACAACGAGAAGTACCTCAGGGCGACCAAGTTCTGGGGCAAGCTCTTTCTGATCAACATCGCCATGGGTGTGGTCACGGGCATCGTCCAGGAGTTCCAGTTCGGGATGAACTGGTCCGACTACTCGCGGTTCGTCGGTGACGTCTTCGGCGCTCCGCTCGCCTTCGAGGCTCTGATCGCCTTCTTCTTCGAGTCCACCTTCATCGGGCTGTGGATCTTCGGCTGGGACAAGCTGCCGAAGAAGATCCATCTCGCCTGCATATGGATGGTGTCCATCGGCACGATCCTCTCGACCTTCTTCATCCTGGCCGCCAATTCCTGGATGCAGCACCCGGTCGGCTACCGGATCAACGAGGAACGCGGCCGTGCCGAGCTCACCGACTTCTGGAAGGTGCTCACCCAGGACACCGCGCTCACCCAGTTCTTCCACACCATCACGGCGGCCTTTCTCGTCGGCGGTGCCTTCATGGTCGGCATCTCCGCCTTCCATCTGGCCCGCAAGAAGCACATCCGGGTGATGCGCACCTCACTGCGGGTCGGGCTGGTCACGGTGGTGGCGGCGGGGATGCTCACCGCCGTCAGCGGAGACACCCTCGGCAAGGTGATGTTCAAGCAGCAGCCGATGAAGATGGCTGCGGCGGAGGCGCTGTGGGAGGGCGAGGACGGTGCCCCCTTCTCGCTCTTCGCCGTCGGTGATGTCGCCGAGGGGCACAACGACGTCGAGGTCTCCATCCCCGGAGTGCTCTCGTTCCTCGCGGACAACACCTTCACCTCCTACGTTCCTGGCATCAACGACATCAACAAGGAACTGCAGGAGACCTACGGCCCCGGTGACTACCGGCCCAACATCCCGGTCGCCTTCTGGAGCTTCCGCTGGATGATCGGCTTCGGCATGGCGTCGTTCGGGCTCGGTCTGCTCGGGCTTTGGCTGACGCGGCGGAAGTTCCTGCTGCCTCCGGCGCTGCGCACCGGCGAGGACGAGGTGCCGAACCTGGTCCTGTTCAGGAACAAGGCGCTCAGCCCGAAGCTCGCCAAGCTGTACTGGATCACAGCCCTCTGGACCATGCTCTTCCCCTTGATCGCCAATTCCTGGGGCTGGATCTTCACCGAGATGGGGCGGCAGCCCTGGGTGGTGTACGGGGTGTTCCAGACCCGCGACGCCGTCTCCCCGGGGGTTTCGCAGGGGGAGATCCTCACCTCCATGATCGGTTTCACCGCGCTCTACGCGGTGCTCGCCGTCATCGAGGTCAAGCTCCTCCTGAAGTACGTCAAGGCCGGACCGCCCGAGCTCACCGAGGCCGACCTCAACCCGCCCACCCGGATCGGCGGCCACGACCAGGACGCCGACCGGCCGATGGCCTTCTCCTACTGA
- the hisC gene encoding histidinol-phosphate transaminase — MSETSPKLRAELDGVPAYVPGKPASADGPVAFKLSSNENPYPPLPGVMESVLSAAAAFNRYPDMACTGLMNELADRFGVPVSHLATGTGSVGVAQQLLQATSGPGDEVIYAWRSFEAYPIITQISGATSVKVPLTSGEVHDLDAMADAVTDRTRMIFVCNPNNPTGTVVRRVELERFLDRVPDDVLVVLDEAYREFIRDADVPDGIEIYRDRPNVAVLRTFSKAYGLAGLRVGFAVAHEPVAAALRKTAVPFGVSQVAQDAAVASLRAEDELLGRVGSLVGERARVYDGLVRQGWTVPESQANFVWLRLGERTLDFAGVCERAGVVVRPFAGEGVRVTIGEAEANDVFLKVAKSFRQEL, encoded by the coding sequence GTGAGCGAGACGAGCCCCAAGCTGCGCGCCGAGCTGGACGGCGTCCCTGCGTATGTGCCGGGCAAGCCGGCGTCCGCGGACGGACCGGTGGCCTTCAAGCTGTCCTCCAACGAGAACCCGTATCCCCCGCTGCCCGGTGTCATGGAATCGGTGCTCTCCGCGGCCGCCGCCTTCAACAGGTACCCGGACATGGCCTGCACCGGTCTGATGAACGAGCTGGCCGACCGGTTCGGGGTGCCGGTCTCCCATCTGGCCACCGGCACGGGATCGGTCGGTGTCGCCCAGCAGCTGCTCCAGGCCACTTCGGGCCCGGGTGACGAGGTCATCTACGCCTGGCGCTCGTTCGAGGCGTACCCGATCATCACGCAGATCAGTGGTGCGACCTCGGTCAAGGTGCCGCTGACCAGCGGTGAGGTGCACGATCTCGACGCCATGGCCGACGCGGTCACCGACCGGACGCGGATGATCTTCGTCTGCAACCCGAACAATCCGACCGGCACGGTGGTGCGCCGGGTGGAGCTGGAACGGTTCCTGGACCGTGTTCCGGACGATGTCCTGGTCGTGCTCGACGAGGCGTACAGGGAGTTCATCCGGGACGCCGACGTGCCCGACGGCATCGAGATCTACCGGGACCGGCCCAATGTCGCGGTGCTCCGGACCTTCTCCAAGGCGTACGGCCTCGCGGGCCTGCGGGTCGGTTTCGCGGTGGCGCACGAGCCCGTGGCGGCGGCGCTGCGCAAGACAGCCGTCCCCTTCGGCGTCAGTCAGGTCGCCCAGGACGCCGCCGTGGCGTCCCTCCGCGCCGAGGACGAGCTGCTGGGGCGGGTCGGATCGCTGGTCGGCGAGAGGGCCCGGGTGTACGACGGGCTCGTGCGGCAGGGCTGGACCGTCCCGGAGTCCCAGGCGAACTTCGTCTGGCTGAGGCTCGGGGAGCGGACGCTCGACTTCGCCGGCGTCTGCGAGCGCGCGGGTGTGGTCGTGCGGCCGTTCGCCGGTGAGGGTGTGCGGGTCACGATCGGGGAGGCCGAGGCCAACGACGTGTTCCTCAAGGTCGCGAAGTCCTTCCGGCAGGAGCTGTAG
- a CDS encoding LacI family DNA-binding transcriptional regulator, whose protein sequence is MTAAGKHQVSRTETPRRSGRQARAGIRDVAAAAGVSITTVSDALNGKGRLPDATRRHVREVAERLGYRPSAAARTLRTGKSGLIGLTVTTYGDEPFTFTEFAYFAEMARAATSAALARGYALVILPATSRHDVWSNVALDGTVVIDPSDQDPVVTELVRQGLPVVSDGRPAGTLPVTAWVDNDHRAAVLDLLDHLAAAGARRIGLLTGTTTDTYTRLSTTAYLHWCERVGQDPVYESYPAHDPCAGAVAADRLLARPDRPDAVYGLFDPNGTDLLAAARRYGLRVPEDLLLVCCSESTVYASTEPPITTLSLKPRRIGTAVVQLLIDAIEGVEHDGPVEQVIPTELIVRTSSQRRPPRTTVSAPRSPAGD, encoded by the coding sequence ATGACAGCAGCAGGGAAGCACCAGGTGAGCCGGACAGAGACGCCCCGGCGCAGCGGCCGACAGGCACGGGCGGGGATCCGGGACGTGGCCGCGGCGGCCGGAGTCTCCATCACGACCGTTTCCGACGCGCTCAACGGCAAGGGCAGGCTCCCGGACGCCACCCGCCGGCATGTCCGCGAGGTCGCCGAGCGGCTGGGCTACCGCCCGTCCGCGGCGGCCCGGACCCTCCGCACGGGCAAGTCCGGGCTCATCGGCCTGACCGTGACCACGTACGGGGATGAACCTTTCACCTTCACCGAGTTCGCGTACTTCGCGGAGATGGCGAGAGCCGCCACCTCGGCCGCGCTCGCCCGCGGCTACGCCCTCGTGATCCTTCCCGCCACGTCACGCCACGACGTCTGGTCGAACGTCGCACTCGACGGCACGGTCGTCATCGACCCCTCCGACCAGGACCCGGTCGTCACCGAACTCGTACGCCAGGGCCTGCCCGTCGTCTCCGACGGACGCCCGGCGGGCACCCTGCCGGTCACCGCCTGGGTCGACAACGATCACCGGGCGGCCGTACTCGACCTCCTGGACCATCTCGCGGCCGCGGGAGCCCGCCGCATCGGGCTGCTGACCGGCACGACCACCGACACGTACACCCGGCTCTCCACCACCGCCTACCTCCACTGGTGCGAGCGGGTCGGCCAGGACCCCGTCTACGAGTCCTACCCGGCTCACGACCCCTGCGCGGGAGCGGTGGCCGCCGACCGGCTCCTGGCCCGCCCGGACCGCCCTGACGCCGTCTACGGGCTCTTCGACCCCAACGGCACGGATCTGCTCGCCGCGGCACGCCGCTACGGCCTGCGGGTCCCGGAGGACCTCCTGCTCGTCTGCTGCAGCGAATCCACCGTGTACGCGTCGACCGAACCCCCCATCACCACGCTCTCGCTGAAGCCCCGCAGAATCGGCACAGCGGTCGTCCAGCTCCTCATCGACGCCATCGAAGGCGTCGAACACGACGGACCCGTGGAGCAGGTGATACCGACGGAGCTCATCGTCCGTACGTCCTCGCAACGGCGTCCGCCGCGCACCACGGTCAGCGCTCCGCGATCCCCTGCCGGGGACTGA
- a CDS encoding metallophosphoesterase: protein MTQGAGQEPVVRTATLRDFRVPPYAQVPMGAALPHPGDVAVGDEPPAGYTPTERDLPVINRGDTVQVQTVPDARPAGEAGRGPLFVVGDVHGYLDELLAALAEQGLVDADGRWAAGNARLWFLGDFTDRGPDGIGVIDLVMRLSAEAAAAGGYCKALMGNHELLLLGAKRFGDTPVNSGAGTATFQAAWLLNGGQKTDMERLQDVHLQWMARLDAVVEEDGHLLMHSDTTAYLDYGTTIEDVNDTVHAILTRNDADECWDLFRKLTKRFAFRDEGGAQAVRELMDTYGGQRVVHGHSPIPYLLGEVGPEEGEDVSRPVVDGPHVYAEGLAIAMDGGVTMAGKLLVVQLPLHD, encoded by the coding sequence ATGACTCAGGGGGCCGGTCAGGAACCCGTGGTGCGGACAGCGACGTTGCGCGACTTCCGCGTACCGCCGTACGCGCAGGTGCCGATGGGAGCGGCCCTGCCGCACCCCGGTGACGTCGCGGTGGGCGACGAGCCACCGGCGGGGTACACCCCCACCGAGCGCGATCTGCCCGTGATCAACCGCGGCGACACCGTCCAGGTGCAGACCGTTCCGGACGCCCGGCCCGCAGGCGAAGCGGGCCGCGGTCCGCTGTTCGTCGTCGGCGACGTCCACGGCTACCTGGACGAACTGCTGGCCGCCCTGGCCGAGCAGGGCCTCGTCGACGCCGACGGGCGGTGGGCGGCAGGCAACGCCAGGCTCTGGTTCCTCGGCGACTTCACCGACCGCGGCCCCGACGGCATCGGCGTCATCGACCTCGTCATGCGGCTCTCCGCGGAGGCCGCGGCGGCCGGCGGGTACTGCAAGGCCCTCATGGGCAACCACGAACTCCTTCTGCTCGGCGCGAAGAGGTTCGGCGACACCCCCGTGAACTCCGGGGCCGGAACCGCGACCTTCCAGGCCGCCTGGCTGCTCAACGGCGGTCAGAAGACGGACATGGAGCGGCTCCAGGACGTCCACCTGCAGTGGATGGCCCGGCTCGACGCGGTCGTCGAGGAGGACGGGCATCTGCTCATGCACTCCGACACGACGGCCTACCTCGACTACGGGACCACCATCGAGGACGTCAACGACACGGTGCACGCCATTCTCACGCGGAACGACGCCGACGAGTGCTGGGACCTCTTCCGCAAACTCACCAAGCGGTTCGCCTTCCGCGACGAGGGCGGCGCACAGGCCGTCCGCGAACTGATGGACACCTACGGCGGGCAGCGCGTCGTCCACGGTCACAGCCCCATTCCGTACCTGCTCGGAGAGGTCGGACCGGAGGAGGGCGAGGACGTCTCACGGCCCGTGGTGGACGGCCCGCACGTCTACGCGGAAGGACTCGCCATCGCCATGGACGGCGGAGTGACCATGGCCGGAAAGCTACTGGTCGTCCAACTCCCCCTGCATGACTGA
- the thiC gene encoding phosphomethylpyrimidine synthase ThiC, which produces MTTADARTPASMRNARNAQIPTDDVDPADSAGTENDEAGKSIGWHKGYVQGSRPDLRVPVRQVHLTNGNDVTLYDTSGPYTDPGVDTDVRRGLAPLRENWIIARGDTEEYAGRPTRPEDDGLKHTSPRGGLRNLDAVFPGRPRQPRRSRDGRPVTQLAYARRGEITPEMEYVAIRENVEPEVVREEIAAGRAVLPANVNHPEIEPMIIGKRFLVKVNANIGNSAVTSSIEEEVDKMTWATKWGADTVMDLSTGRNIHTTREWVLRNSPVPIGTVPLYQALEKVDGRAEELTWEIYKDTVVEQAEQGVDYMTVHAGVRLPYVPLTARRKTGIVSRGGSIMAAWCLAHHKESFLYEHFEELCEILAAYDVTYSLGDGLRPGSIADANDEAQFAELRTLGELNTVAKRFGVQTMIEGPGHVPMHKIKENIDLQQEICEEAPFYTLGPLTTDVAPAYDHITSGIGAAMIAWWGTAMLCYVTPKEHLGLPNRDDVKTGVITYKIAAHAADLAKGHPGAQEWDDALSDARFEFRWEDQFNLALDPDTAREFHDETLPAEPAKTAHFCSMCGPKFCSMKISHDIRREHGDEQAEIEAGMAEKSKEFAAAGNRVYLPLAD; this is translated from the coding sequence ATGACCACAGCGGACGCACGCACGCCTGCCTCGATGCGGAATGCGCGGAATGCGCAGATCCCGACGGACGACGTGGACCCGGCGGACAGCGCCGGCACGGAGAACGACGAGGCCGGGAAGTCCATCGGCTGGCACAAGGGTTACGTCCAGGGCTCACGCCCGGATCTCCGGGTGCCGGTCCGGCAGGTGCATCTCACCAACGGCAACGACGTGACGCTGTACGACACGTCCGGGCCGTACACCGACCCCGGCGTCGACACCGATGTGCGCCGGGGCCTCGCCCCGCTCCGGGAGAACTGGATCATCGCCCGCGGAGACACCGAGGAATACGCGGGCAGGCCCACCCGGCCCGAGGACGACGGGCTGAAGCACACCTCACCGCGCGGGGGACTGCGCAACCTCGACGCGGTCTTCCCGGGCCGGCCGAGGCAGCCGCGCCGCAGCCGTGACGGCCGGCCCGTCACCCAGCTCGCGTACGCCCGCCGGGGCGAGATCACCCCGGAGATGGAGTACGTCGCGATCAGGGAGAACGTCGAACCCGAGGTCGTGCGCGAGGAGATCGCCGCGGGCCGGGCGGTTCTGCCGGCCAACGTCAACCACCCCGAGATCGAGCCGATGATCATCGGTAAGCGATTCCTGGTGAAGGTGAACGCCAACATCGGGAACTCCGCGGTCACCTCCTCCATCGAGGAGGAGGTCGACAAGATGACCTGGGCCACCAAGTGGGGTGCCGACACGGTCATGGACCTCTCCACCGGCCGCAACATCCACACCACCCGCGAGTGGGTCCTGCGCAACTCCCCCGTGCCGATCGGCACCGTCCCCCTCTACCAGGCGCTCGAGAAGGTCGACGGCCGGGCCGAGGAACTGACCTGGGAGATCTACAAGGACACGGTCGTCGAGCAGGCGGAGCAGGGCGTCGACTACATGACGGTGCACGCCGGCGTCCGGTTGCCGTACGTCCCGCTGACGGCGCGCCGCAAGACCGGGATCGTCTCGCGCGGCGGGTCCATCATGGCGGCCTGGTGCCTGGCGCATCACAAGGAGTCGTTCCTGTACGAGCACTTCGAGGAGCTCTGCGAGATCCTCGCGGCCTACGACGTGACGTACTCGCTCGGCGACGGACTGCGGCCGGGCTCGATCGCCGACGCGAACGACGAGGCGCAGTTCGCGGAGCTCCGTACGCTCGGTGAGCTCAACACCGTCGCCAAGCGGTTCGGCGTCCAGACGATGATCGAGGGCCCGGGCCATGTCCCGATGCACAAGATCAAGGAGAACATCGACCTTCAGCAGGAGATCTGCGAGGAGGCGCCGTTCTACACGCTGGGCCCCCTCACCACCGATGTGGCCCCCGCGTACGACCACATCACCTCGGGCATCGGTGCGGCGATGATCGCCTGGTGGGGAACGGCGATGCTCTGCTACGTCACGCCCAAGGAACACCTGGGGCTGCCGAACCGTGACGACGTGAAGACCGGCGTCATCACCTACAAGATCGCCGCGCATGCGGCGGACCTGGCCAAGGGGCACCCCGGGGCGCAGGAGTGGGACGACGCACTTTCGGACGCCAGGTTCGAATTCCGCTGGGAGGACCAGTTCAATCTGGCCCTCGATCCCGACACCGCGCGGGAGTTCCACGACGAGACGCTGCCGGCCGAGCCGGCGAAGACGGCGCATTTCTGCTCGATGTGCGGGCCGAAGTTCTGCTCGATGAAGATCTCCCACGACATCCGGCGGGAGCACGGGGACGAACAGGCCGAGATCGAGGCGGGGATGGCCGAGAAGTCCAAGGAGTTCGCGGCGGCCGGCAACAGGGTCTATCTGCCGCTCGCGGACTGA
- a CDS encoding YibE/F family protein: MTSPGSAPESPGHATGSTQSHVHAHSHNHGPAAPVSKHLRKVIAAVVIPFATAVLVGLVAFWPGGAPAHERTGVGFDRQTQDGRVTKVVSVDCADVNASQVPPTGDTSTPSGREAVNEQSGQCKKATVEVTTGKDKGRTFVEVIQPDAPRQLREGQGVVVAYAPDAPRDLQYSVTDVDRSVPMALLAGIFALAVVVVGRLRGLMALIALAVSFAVLTLFILPAILQGSNPLVVAVIGASAIMLIALYTCHGLTARTSVAVIGTLISLLLIGLLGSLFIGWASLSGNTDDNTGLIHGLYPDIDMSGLLLAGVIIGSLGVLDDVTVTQTSAVWELHQADPTMGVRRLYRAGIRIGRDHIASVVNTLVLAYAGAALPLLLLFSIAQSSVGTVANSELVAEEIVRTLVGSIGLVASVPVTTVLAALVVSADRTGLGAEAGAPAPARTGRGRRRKA, translated from the coding sequence GTGACGTCCCCCGGAAGCGCCCCTGAATCCCCCGGCCACGCGACAGGCAGCACGCAGAGCCACGTGCACGCCCACAGCCACAACCACGGCCCGGCCGCACCCGTCTCCAAGCACCTGCGCAAAGTCATCGCGGCCGTGGTGATCCCCTTCGCGACCGCCGTGCTGGTGGGCCTCGTGGCGTTCTGGCCCGGCGGTGCCCCCGCCCATGAACGCACCGGTGTCGGGTTCGACCGGCAGACCCAGGACGGGAGGGTGACGAAGGTCGTGTCGGTCGACTGCGCCGACGTCAACGCCTCGCAGGTACCGCCGACCGGCGACACCTCGACGCCGTCGGGACGGGAGGCCGTCAACGAGCAGTCGGGGCAGTGCAAGAAGGCCACGGTCGAAGTGACGACCGGTAAGGACAAGGGCCGTACGTTCGTCGAGGTCATCCAGCCCGACGCCCCGCGTCAACTGCGCGAGGGCCAGGGTGTGGTCGTGGCGTACGCACCCGACGCGCCCCGGGATCTGCAGTACTCGGTCACCGATGTGGACCGCAGTGTTCCGATGGCGCTGCTCGCCGGGATCTTCGCCCTCGCGGTGGTCGTCGTGGGCAGGCTGCGCGGGCTCATGGCGCTGATCGCACTGGCCGTGTCCTTCGCCGTGCTGACCCTGTTCATCCTGCCGGCGATCCTCCAGGGATCGAATCCACTGGTCGTGGCGGTGATCGGGGCCAGTGCGATCATGCTGATCGCCCTCTACACCTGCCACGGACTGACGGCCCGCACCTCCGTGGCCGTCATCGGCACGCTCATCTCGCTGCTGCTGATCGGGCTGCTGGGCTCGCTCTTCATCGGCTGGGCCAGCCTGTCCGGGAACACCGACGACAACACGGGGCTCATCCACGGGCTGTACCCGGACATCGACATGAGCGGCCTGCTGCTGGCCGGTGTGATCATCGGCTCGCTCGGCGTCCTCGACGACGTGACTGTCACCCAGACGTCGGCGGTCTGGGAACTGCACCAGGCCGACCCGACGATGGGCGTGCGCCGGCTCTACCGCGCGGGCATCCGGATCGGGCGCGACCACATCGCCTCGGTCGTCAACACGCTCGTGCTCGCCTACGCGGGCGCGGCGCTTCCGCTGCTGCTGCTCTTCTCGATCGCGCAGAGCAGCGTGGGCACCGTGGCCAACAGCGAACTGGTCGCGGAGGAGATCGTGCGGACGCTGGTCGGATCGATCGGCCTGGTCGCCTCGGTGCCGGTGACGACGGTGCTCGCGGCCCTGGTGGTCTCCGCGGACCGCACGGGGCTCGGCGCGGAAGCCGGAGCTCCTGCACCCGCACGGACCGGGAGGGGCCGACGCCGCAAGGCATGA
- a CDS encoding SsgA family sporulation/cell division regulator, giving the protein MRESVQAEVMMSFLVSEELSFRIPVELRYEVSDPYAIRMTFHLPGDAPVTWAFGRELLLDGLNSPSGDGDVHIGPIEPEGLSDVHIRLQVGADRALFRAGTAPLVAFLDRTDKLVPLGQEHTLGDFDGNLEEALGRILAKEQNAG; this is encoded by the coding sequence ATGCGCGAGTCGGTTCAAGCAGAGGTCATGATGAGCTTCCTCGTCTCCGAGGAGCTCTCCTTCCGTATTCCGGTGGAGCTCCGGTACGAGGTCAGCGATCCGTATGCGATCCGGATGACCTTCCACCTGCCAGGTGACGCCCCCGTCACCTGGGCATTCGGCCGCGAGCTGCTGCTCGACGGTCTCAACAGCCCCAGTGGCGACGGCGATGTGCACATCGGCCCGATCGAGCCCGAAGGGCTGTCGGACGTGCACATCCGCCTTCAGGTCGGCGCGGACAGGGCGCTCTTCAGGGCCGGCACGGCACCTCTTGTGGCCTTTCTCGATCGGACGGACAAGCTGGTTCCACTCGGGCAGGAGCACACGCTGGGTGACTTCGACGGCAATCTGGAAGAGGCACTGGGCCGCATCCTCGCCAAGGAGCAGAACGCCGGCTGA
- a CDS encoding IclR family transcriptional regulator, with protein sequence MTTASSAAVPTLIGSVQRALRLMEAVGTHRDGAPAKQLAREAGLPLPTAYHLLRTLTHEGYLRRENGVFLFGAAAERLGGGPATPRPGVIVDSLAHWAHVIGAPVYCALYKDGEIEMVAVADTPAAPAVHEWASFRETGHAHALGQCLLGQLDERAREDHLDRHPVRPLTRYSVRDRQALLGRLRSMKRTEPVVERQEYAMGTVCAAIPITVGSAVAAMAVSLPLGQEERLLPAVEQLRCEVTTLLRSFVFSISI encoded by the coding sequence GTGACCACGGCATCGAGTGCCGCTGTCCCGACGTTGATCGGTTCGGTTCAGCGGGCGCTGAGACTTATGGAGGCTGTGGGCACCCATCGGGACGGGGCGCCGGCGAAGCAGCTTGCCCGGGAGGCCGGGCTTCCCCTCCCCACCGCCTACCACCTGCTGCGAACCCTGACCCATGAGGGATATCTCCGCAGGGAGAACGGCGTCTTCCTGTTCGGGGCCGCGGCCGAGCGGCTCGGCGGGGGCCCGGCCACTCCGCGTCCCGGAGTGATCGTCGACTCCCTCGCGCACTGGGCGCACGTCATCGGCGCCCCCGTGTACTGCGCCCTTTACAAGGACGGCGAGATCGAGATGGTCGCCGTTGCCGACACTCCCGCCGCACCCGCGGTGCATGAGTGGGCCTCGTTCCGGGAGACGGGCCATGCCCACGCCCTCGGTCAGTGTCTTCTCGGGCAGCTCGACGAGCGTGCGCGCGAGGACCACCTGGACCGGCACCCCGTGCGGCCGCTGACGCGTTACTCCGTAAGGGATCGTCAGGCGCTGCTGGGTCGGCTGAGATCGATGAAACGTACGGAACCTGTCGTCGAACGGCAGGAGTACGCCATGGGGACGGTCTGTGCGGCCATTCCGATCACTGTCGGTTCCGCCGTCGCGGCCATGGCTGTTTCTCTCCCCTTGGGCCAAGAAGAACGGTTGCTCCCCGCAGTCGAACAACTACGCTGTGAAGTGACCACCCTCTTGCGCTCGTTCGTGTTCTCTATCAGTATCTGA
- a CDS encoding DUF5326 family protein encodes MAVREIFAGMPWWVKWIAVPLIVIVVFGGLIASVVGFVIGLLFKVLVFVVLVGGLIFVVRKFMSSSERGGW; translated from the coding sequence ATGGCGGTGCGGGAGATTTTCGCGGGGATGCCCTGGTGGGTGAAGTGGATCGCGGTGCCTCTCATCGTGATCGTCGTGTTCGGTGGTCTGATCGCCAGTGTGGTCGGCTTCGTCATCGGGCTGCTGTTCAAGGTGCTGGTGTTCGTCGTCCTCGTGGGTGGCCTGATCTTTGTCGTCCGGAAGTTCATGTCCTCGTCCGAGCGCGGAGGCTGGTAG
- a CDS encoding cupin domain-containing protein → MKAFRLDELEAERAANDGAYLQFVRERNMSVGLYALDAGALDPQQPHQQDEVYFVVSGRASITVGTETTQVGRGSVVYVPAGAAHKFHHITEDLRVMVVFSPPEG, encoded by the coding sequence ATGAAGGCATTCAGACTGGACGAGCTGGAGGCGGAACGCGCCGCCAACGACGGCGCCTATCTGCAGTTCGTCCGGGAACGCAACATGTCAGTCGGTCTGTACGCCCTGGACGCCGGCGCGCTCGACCCCCAGCAACCGCATCAGCAGGACGAGGTGTACTTCGTCGTCAGCGGCAGGGCCTCGATCACGGTCGGCACGGAGACCACCCAGGTGGGGCGGGGGAGCGTCGTGTACGTACCTGCCGGGGCCGCCCACAAGTTCCACCACATCACCGAGGACCTCCGGGTGATGGTGGTCTTCTCCCCGCCGGAGGGCTGA
- a CDS encoding phage holin family protein: MKNFVVKTIANAGALAVAIWLLQDITLTGDNTGRKTLTLILVALLFGLVNFVVKPVVKLLTLPLFILTLGLITLVVNALMLMLTSWLAGVVSLNFHVDGFWTAVLGGLIISVVSWALNVVLPDED; this comes from the coding sequence ATGAAGAATTTCGTAGTCAAGACGATCGCCAACGCGGGTGCACTGGCCGTGGCCATCTGGCTGCTCCAGGACATCACGCTGACCGGGGACAACACCGGACGCAAGACCCTCACCCTGATACTGGTGGCGCTGCTCTTCGGCTTGGTGAACTTCGTCGTCAAGCCGGTTGTGAAGCTGCTCACCCTGCCTCTGTTCATCCTGACGCTCGGGCTGATCACCCTCGTGGTCAACGCGCTGATGCTGATGCTGACCTCCTGGCTCGCCGGAGTCGTCAGTCTGAACTTCCACGTCGACGGCTTCTGGACCGCGGTCCTGGGCGGCCTGATCATCTCGGTCGTTTCCTGGGCGCTCAACGTGGTGCTCCCCGACGAGGACTGA